A genomic window from Photobacterium gaetbulicola Gung47 includes:
- a CDS encoding melibiose:sodium symporter (COG2211), protein MSEGVISLKTKVSYGLGALGKDFACSIIYIFLMFYYTDVAGIPAAFVGTLFLVARFVDAVTDPIMGMVVDNTRSRFGKFRPWIVIGTLVNSVFLVMVFSTHYFEGMALYVYATVTYILWGITYTIMDIPYWSMIPSMSKERAERERLVVWPRLFASFAWMLMGTYGLYVVGFFGGEDKGSGFLYLSLAIVVAFIASALITFFNVKEVIKDKKVTTEKFSLHDVKKIISENDQLKSLIGVVLSFNIAIQLVGGFAIYYFTYAIGREDLFPMFALLSGVAEIAGVFLFPRLCNIINRKHMWLVACGFPMLCSVVLIFTGLFAPENGILVGVAGAALKFGGGLSNGLSTVMLADVVDYGEYKTGHRSESIIFSVQTMLVKFAGALSGFFVGIGLTMIGYVPNVEQAAETILGLRILMIGIPTLLVAMSAFIYVKTYKLNGEYQRMVVEKITAV, encoded by the coding sequence ATGTCTGAAGGCGTAATATCGTTAAAAACTAAAGTGTCTTATGGCTTAGGGGCTTTAGGTAAAGACTTTGCTTGTTCGATTATTTATATATTCCTGATGTTTTATTATACCGATGTTGCTGGTATTCCTGCGGCATTTGTCGGTACACTATTTTTAGTCGCCAGGTTTGTTGATGCCGTAACAGACCCTATTATGGGAATGGTGGTAGATAATACCCGTTCACGATTTGGTAAATTTAGGCCTTGGATTGTCATTGGCACCTTAGTCAACTCGGTATTTCTGGTGATGGTGTTTAGCACCCATTACTTCGAGGGGATGGCTTTATATGTCTACGCCACGGTTACCTATATACTCTGGGGTATTACCTATACCATCATGGATATTCCATATTGGTCGATGATTCCATCCATGTCGAAAGAACGGGCAGAGCGTGAAAGGCTGGTGGTATGGCCGCGCCTGTTTGCCAGCTTTGCTTGGATGTTAATGGGTACTTATGGCCTCTATGTGGTTGGTTTCTTTGGTGGTGAAGACAAAGGCAGTGGCTTTTTATACTTGAGTCTTGCAATTGTCGTTGCGTTTATTGCCAGTGCGCTCATTACTTTCTTTAATGTCAAAGAAGTCATAAAAGATAAAAAAGTTACCACCGAAAAATTTAGTCTTCATGATGTGAAGAAGATTATTAGTGAAAACGACCAGCTTAAATCTCTCATCGGCGTTGTCTTAAGTTTTAATATTGCCATCCAGCTGGTTGGTGGATTTGCTATTTACTACTTTACTTATGCTATTGGCCGAGAAGACTTATTCCCGATGTTTGCACTACTTTCGGGTGTGGCTGAAATTGCCGGTGTATTTTTATTCCCTCGCTTGTGTAACATCATTAATCGAAAGCATATGTGGTTGGTGGCATGTGGCTTCCCAATGCTCTGTAGCGTAGTACTTATTTTTACTGGCCTGTTCGCGCCAGAAAATGGCATTTTGGTTGGTGTCGCCGGTGCGGCATTGAAATTCGGTGGCGGTCTATCCAATGGTCTTTCAACGGTTATGCTGGCAGATGTTGTGGATTATGGTGAGTATAAAACTGGCCACCGCAGCGAAAGTATTATCTTCTCGGTTCAGACTATGTTGGTGAAATTCGCCGGGGCCCTGTCAGGCTTTTTCGTGGGTATCGGACTTACCATGATTGGCTACGTTCCGAATGTTGAGCAGGCAGCTGAAACAATTCTTGGCTTGCGCATCTTGATGATTGGTATTCCGACATTGTTGGTCGCAATGAGTGCATTTATCTACGTCAAAACATATAAGTTAAACGGCGAATACCAGCGTATGGTCGTTGAAAAAATTACAGCAGTATAA
- a CDS encoding putative xylanase (COG5520), with the protein MKKLLLSMAVASVLSTPGFASTLDIDINDTKQTIHSFGASDAWSINPTINKWQSEGNEQAIANLADMLFSTDKGIGLSAWRFNIGAGSAEQGAESFIRDPLRRAELLVPEQGGEIDPTKQRGQIRFMQEAHQRGVNNFIAFSNSPPYYLTKNGLAHPTAADGVGSTNLKPEHVDDFSDFLVDVLTYLRSDEVGVPVNYISPINEPTWEWEGQTQEGNRYNMKEVKAVYRSLDKKLTDAGLRADIHIDGGEVVEYTAALRDSYKRNFNGSSQTNGMNSRGVGLYRNYIDELLGDEEIRDIIGNQISLHGYFSDGWSDRLGKLRDMTYDNVKAVSPDAQIWMSEMSILGGAGGVRDFDGHGFDVNDMDYALHVGRIIHRDLTRLNASAWHWWLGLTPYDYKDGMVKIAPSLDADTVQDSKMMWTVGNYSRFIRPGYQRVELGGYDDLKGLMASAYLSPQGKELVVVMVNMGDTAEGVDLDIGNEAKISQLTTYVTNKEYDLEEVALAKKDAEYVVPPRSTVTFVATL; encoded by the coding sequence ATGAAAAAATTATTATTATCCATGGCAGTTGCTTCAGTACTGTCTACACCTGGCTTTGCTTCAACGCTCGATATTGATATTAATGACACTAAGCAGACCATCCACAGTTTCGGAGCGTCGGATGCCTGGTCTATCAACCCTACGATTAACAAATGGCAGTCTGAAGGCAATGAACAGGCGATTGCTAACCTAGCTGATATGTTGTTTTCCACTGATAAAGGTATTGGCTTATCAGCATGGCGTTTTAATATCGGAGCCGGTAGTGCAGAGCAGGGCGCGGAGAGCTTCATCCGTGACCCATTGCGTCGGGCCGAGCTACTCGTTCCTGAGCAAGGGGGTGAGATCGACCCAACTAAGCAGCGAGGTCAAATCCGCTTCATGCAAGAGGCTCACCAGCGGGGCGTGAATAACTTTATCGCGTTTTCAAATAGCCCACCGTATTACTTGACCAAAAATGGCCTGGCGCACCCGACAGCGGCAGATGGTGTGGGTTCAACAAACCTAAAACCAGAGCATGTTGATGATTTTTCAGACTTCCTTGTTGATGTGCTGACTTACCTTCGCAGTGATGAAGTGGGCGTGCCGGTGAACTATATCAGTCCGATTAACGAGCCAACATGGGAATGGGAGGGGCAAACCCAAGAGGGGAACCGCTATAACATGAAGGAAGTGAAAGCGGTTTATCGAAGCTTGGATAAGAAGCTAACCGATGCAGGGCTGCGTGCCGATATCCATATTGATGGTGGTGAGGTTGTGGAATACACCGCGGCATTGCGCGACTCCTATAAACGCAACTTTAATGGCTCATCGCAGACCAATGGAATGAATTCTCGTGGGGTCGGTTTATACCGCAACTATATTGATGAATTACTTGGTGATGAGGAAATCCGCGATATTATCGGCAACCAGATCTCGTTGCATGGCTATTTCTCTGATGGTTGGTCAGATCGCCTCGGTAAACTGCGTGATATGACCTATGACAACGTCAAGGCAGTATCGCCAGATGCCCAAATCTGGATGAGTGAAATGAGTATTCTTGGCGGCGCGGGCGGCGTCCGTGATTTTGACGGTCATGGTTTTGATGTCAATGACATGGACTACGCATTGCATGTCGGCAGGATCATTCACCGCGACCTAACCAGGTTGAATGCATCGGCTTGGCATTGGTGGTTGGGTCTGACCCCTTACGATTATAAAGATGGTATGGTGAAAATTGCGCCTTCGCTTGATGCTGATACGGTTCAAGATTCCAAAATGATGTGGACTGTGGGTAACTACAGCCGATTCATCCGTCCAGGCTATCAACGTGTGGAGCTTGGTGGCTATGATGATTTGAAAGGGCTTATGGCGTCAGCCTATCTTTCACCACAAGGCAAAGAGCTGGTCGTTGTGATGGTCAATATGGGAGATACAGCGGAAGGTGTGGATCTTGATATTGGCAACGAGGCCAAAATCAGCCAACTGACAACTTACGTAACGAACAAGGAATACGATCTCGAAGAAGTCGCCCTGGCGAAGAAAGACGCCGAGTATGTCGTACCTCCGCGTTCGACAGTCACTTTCGTGGCAACGCTATAA